A single Zootoca vivipara chromosome 1, rZooViv1.1, whole genome shotgun sequence DNA region contains:
- the PPP1R1C gene encoding protein phosphatase 1 regulatory subunit 1C isoform X2, whose translation MEPNSPKKIQFAVPLFQSQIDPEAAEQIRKRRPTPASLVIMTDSPPEIDEKRMNNNSQDDTQNASPKQRKQSVYTPPAMKGTVQGLSI comes from the exons ATGGAGCCAAACAGCCCCAAAAAGATACAGTTTGCTGTGCCATTATTTCAGAGTCAAATAGACCCTGAAGCAGCTGAACAG ATCAGGAAAAGAAGGCCAACACCAGCATCATTAGTAATTATGACTGATTCGCCTCCTG AAATAGATGAGAAGAGAATGAACAACAACTCCCAAGATGAT ACACAGAATGCTTCTCCCAAACAGAGGAAGCAGAGTGTCTATACCCCTCCTGCCATGAAAGGTACTGTGCAG